From a region of the Constantimarinum furrinae genome:
- a CDS encoding response regulator gives MKSIFIADHHPVTRKGIACMLKKNSNFTIIGKANNGDELYKSLEDNRPDILIMEIDMPHINGINALRSIKTEFPEMRVLIFSTHPEEIYALRSIKSGAAGYVPKTASTKVFLKALKQIAKGGIFLNEELTSTFTSRNVGETSAISRYKKLSSREIEVLNLLSSGKRNKDIANALNINEKTVSTYKTRLLKKLKVDNLADLIHQSRMFQFG, from the coding sequence ATGAAAAGTATATTTATTGCAGATCATCATCCTGTGACGCGAAAGGGGATCGCTTGTATGCTGAAAAAGAACAGCAATTTCACCATAATAGGCAAGGCAAATAACGGAGACGAACTCTACAAATCCTTAGAGGATAACAGACCCGATATCCTCATTATGGAGATCGACATGCCACATATTAACGGTATAAATGCACTGCGAAGTATTAAAACTGAATTTCCCGAAATGCGTGTGCTGATCTTTTCAACGCATCCTGAAGAAATATACGCGCTGCGTTCCATTAAATCTGGCGCTGCCGGATATGTTCCAAAAACAGCGTCAACCAAGGTATTTTTAAAAGCGCTTAAGCAAATAGCCAAAGGAGGGATCTTCCTCAACGAAGAACTTACTTCTACCTTCACCAGCCGTAATGTTGGTGAAACCAGCGCGATTAGCCGGTACAAAAAATTATCTTCAAGAGAGATCGAAGTGTTAAATCTTCTTTCAAGTGGCAAACGCAATAAAGATATCGCCAACGCTTTAAATATTAACGAAAAAACGGTGAGCACCTATAAGACCCGTTTGCTTAAAAAACTGAAAGTGGATAATCTGGCCGATCTCATTCATCAGTCCAGAATGTTTCAGTTTGGGTAA
- the dnaG gene encoding DNA primase, whose translation MISKTTIDNVFESARVEEVIGDFVLLKKSGSNYKGLSPFSDERTPSFMVSPVKQIWKDFSSGKGGNVVAFLMEHEHFTYPEAIKYLAKKYGIEVEETQQSNEEKEQANERESLYLVSEFAKDFFHNSLRKTEEGKAIGLSYFKERGFTDETIKTFELGFSPDRWDAFTGHAIKQGYKLEFLEKTGLTIVKEEKQFDRFKGRVMFPILSLSGRTLGFGGRILTSDKRAAKYLNSPESDIYHKSKVLYGIYHAKQSIAKEDNCYLVEGYTDVIQFHQTGIKNVVSSSGTALTADQIRLINRLTKNITLLFDGDAAGLRASLRGVDLILEQGMNVKICTFPEGEDPDSFAKANSLEDLSVYLEENARDFVNFKASLLASEAKSDPVKKADTIRDMVVSISKIPDVIKREVYIQECSRIMDISEEVLFNTLAQLLQKDKRDAGKKLPKPMGLEVFTPEKQAVKKVDVQFELERKIIELLLLYGNVEEDFEDLILEADEKGEIAFKPEVVKSRVFEKIFLDLQEDEIEFANDEFKELYYEIINTLNQEQGLQLDTFVNQLKPEKATAVTHILMEEEKYQLHDWDGKDIFVKDKKVTIAQMVSETILNLRRHLVAKKIDELSKEVKEQENTENQNNLQDIVDYITLKKVLSEKLNRVL comes from the coding sequence GTGATCTCTAAAACCACCATAGACAATGTGTTCGAATCTGCTCGTGTAGAGGAGGTGATTGGTGATTTTGTTTTGCTGAAGAAATCGGGAAGTAATTACAAAGGATTGAGTCCGTTTAGCGATGAACGTACTCCGAGTTTTATGGTATCACCCGTAAAACAGATCTGGAAGGATTTTTCCAGCGGAAAGGGAGGAAATGTGGTTGCATTTTTAATGGAGCACGAACATTTTACCTATCCCGAAGCCATAAAATACCTTGCGAAAAAGTACGGTATAGAAGTAGAGGAGACCCAGCAATCCAATGAAGAAAAGGAGCAGGCCAACGAAAGGGAAAGTCTTTATTTAGTAAGTGAATTTGCCAAGGATTTTTTCCATAACTCCTTACGCAAGACGGAAGAAGGTAAAGCGATCGGATTAAGTTATTTCAAGGAACGCGGTTTTACCGACGAAACTATAAAAACATTCGAATTAGGGTTTTCGCCGGACCGTTGGGATGCTTTTACCGGGCATGCCATAAAGCAAGGCTATAAACTCGAATTTCTTGAAAAAACAGGGCTCACCATAGTTAAGGAAGAAAAGCAATTCGACCGCTTTAAGGGCCGGGTCATGTTTCCTATTTTAAGTCTAAGCGGACGAACACTCGGATTTGGAGGACGAATCCTAACCAGTGATAAAAGAGCAGCAAAGTATCTCAATTCACCCGAAAGTGATATTTATCACAAGAGTAAGGTGTTGTACGGAATTTATCACGCCAAGCAGAGTATTGCTAAAGAGGATAATTGTTATCTGGTTGAGGGTTATACCGATGTGATCCAGTTTCATCAAACCGGAATAAAGAACGTGGTTTCATCTTCCGGAACCGCCTTAACGGCAGATCAAATAAGGTTAATTAACCGACTCACTAAGAACATTACCTTACTTTTTGATGGAGACGCGGCCGGATTGAGAGCTTCGCTTCGCGGTGTGGATCTTATTTTGGAACAGGGGATGAACGTAAAGATCTGTACGTTCCCCGAGGGAGAAGATCCGGATAGTTTTGCCAAAGCCAATTCCCTGGAAGACCTAAGTGTCTATCTTGAAGAGAATGCAAGAGATTTTGTCAATTTTAAGGCTTCATTATTAGCTTCGGAAGCGAAAAGTGATCCTGTAAAAAAAGCAGATACCATCAGGGATATGGTCGTGAGCATTTCGAAGATCCCCGATGTAATAAAGCGAGAAGTTTACATACAGGAATGTTCTCGCATAATGGATATCTCGGAAGAGGTATTGTTCAATACGCTGGCGCAACTCCTTCAAAAGGATAAACGGGATGCAGGAAAAAAGCTGCCCAAACCTATGGGGCTTGAGGTTTTTACTCCGGAAAAACAAGCAGTAAAAAAGGTTGATGTTCAGTTTGAATTGGAACGAAAGATCATCGAATTATTACTTTTATACGGAAATGTAGAAGAAGACTTTGAAGATCTTATCTTGGAAGCAGACGAAAAAGGAGAGATAGCGTTTAAACCGGAAGTGGTTAAATCCAGAGTCTTTGAAAAGATTTTCCTTGACTTGCAGGAGGATGAAATTGAATTTGCAAACGACGAGTTTAAGGAGTTGTATTATGAGATCATCAATACCTTGAATCAGGAACAGGGACTTCAGTTAGATACCTTTGTGAATCAGTTAAAGCCTGAAAAGGCAACGGCAGTGACTCATATTTTAATGGAAGAAGAAAAGTATCAGTTGCACGACTGGGATGGAAAGGACATTTTTGTAAAGGATAAGAAAGTGACCATTGCTCAAATGGTAAGTGAAACTATATTAAACCTGAGACGCCATTTGGTCGCAAAAAAGATCGATGAGCTTTCAAAAGAGGTAAAGGAGCAGGAAAATACTGAAAACCAAAATAACCTACAGGATATTGTAGATTATATAACATTGAAAAAGGTACTTTCAGAAAAATTAAACCGAGTATTGTAG
- a CDS encoding CPBP family intramembrane glutamic endopeptidase has protein sequence MKSSVKIVLGVAVAFIIYFIVDELYFKTIRTAINQGLDQFGISHILAYSIVGIPLLVGTMLLRGVRNSFDALGLNRSLLKALLFSLVCTAPMLIGFALVFEFNTEINLNTILVSVIAAAFFEELYFRGFLYGLVFRYTKVGFIPSILFGALLFAFIHLYQSQDPTTLIGIFLTTFLGAVLFAWVYTEWNYNIWVPVFLHLFMNLFWELFSAGENALGGVYSNVFRIITIVLIIVLTLMYKKRKKEKLAVNRKTLFIKPS, from the coding sequence ATGAAAAGTTCAGTAAAAATAGTGCTGGGTGTTGCTGTTGCATTTATTATCTATTTTATCGTAGATGAGTTGTATTTTAAAACTATAAGAACGGCTATTAACCAAGGATTAGATCAGTTTGGCATCAGTCATATTCTGGCATACAGCATAGTAGGAATTCCTTTATTGGTCGGCACAATGCTTCTAAGAGGGGTAAGAAATAGTTTCGATGCGCTCGGTTTAAACAGATCATTACTTAAGGCATTGCTGTTTTCTCTAGTGTGTACCGCTCCAATGTTAATAGGTTTTGCCTTAGTTTTTGAATTTAATACTGAAATTAATCTTAATACGATCTTGGTCTCCGTCATTGCCGCGGCCTTTTTTGAAGAACTGTATTTTAGAGGTTTTCTATATGGGCTGGTATTTCGATACACAAAAGTGGGATTTATACCATCCATTCTATTTGGAGCGTTGTTGTTCGCTTTTATCCATCTCTATCAAAGTCAGGACCCGACAACCCTAATTGGCATCTTTCTAACGACCTTTTTAGGTGCCGTATTATTTGCTTGGGTATATACCGAGTGGAATTATAATATCTGGGTGCCGGTTTTTCTGCACCTGTTTATGAATCTGTTCTGGGAACTGTTCTCGGCCGGAGAGAACGCCCTGGGAGGGGTGTACTCCAATGTATTCAGAATAATTACCATTGTATTGATTATCGTGCTAACACTCATGTATAAAAAACGTAAAAAGGAAAAATTGGCCGTAAACAGAAAAACACTTTTTATAAAGCCTTCATAG
- a CDS encoding RNA polymerase sigma factor, whose protein sequence is MKVISLHKNYVSLIKKVRKGNRKAQHEMFELFSPKMLSVCRQYVKSNDVAEEVMLNGFLKVFTHLDSFKSEGSFEGWIRRIMVNESITYLRSEKKIHFKDEAAIDNSVEHVAYIETALEVNEIQKLMDRLPDGYKTVFVLYAVEGYKHSEIGELLQISESTSKSQLFKARKMLQSLVTNENKISYGTH, encoded by the coding sequence TTGAAAGTAATATCATTACATAAAAACTACGTCTCACTTATTAAGAAGGTCCGTAAAGGAAACCGAAAGGCGCAGCATGAGATGTTCGAACTATTCTCACCAAAAATGCTGAGTGTATGCAGACAGTATGTAAAGAGCAATGATGTTGCCGAAGAAGTGATGCTCAACGGATTCCTAAAAGTGTTTACGCATCTGGATTCGTTTAAATCTGAAGGAAGTTTCGAAGGATGGATCAGGCGTATCATGGTTAACGAATCGATCACTTATTTAAGAAGCGAAAAGAAAATCCATTTTAAGGATGAAGCTGCGATCGATAATTCGGTGGAGCATGTGGCTTATATTGAAACAGCGCTGGAAGTGAATGAGATACAAAAGCTTATGGACCGGCTGCCGGACGGTTATAAAACAGTTTTTGTGCTTTATGCGGTAGAAGGTTATAAACATAGTGAAATAGGCGAATTGCTGCAGATAAGTGAAAGTACCTCTAAATCTCAGTTGTTTAAAGCCCGTAAAATGCTTCAGTCCTTAGTTACTAACGAAAATAAAATTAGTTATGGCACCCATTAA
- a CDS encoding polyprenyl synthetase family protein — protein sequence MKIVSQIKLPIDYEMELFEKKFSISMSSKVSLLNRITHYVVNRKGKQMRPMFVFLIAKMTNHGEVNDRTYRGASVIELIHTATLVHDDVVDDSNRRRGFFSINALWKNKIAVLVGDYLLSKGLLLSIDNNDFDLLKIISVAVREMSEGELLQIEKARSLDITEAVYFEIIRKKTATLIAACCAMGARSVNASEAEVETMRKFGELIGMAFQIKDDLFDYGSEQIGKPTGIDIKEQKMTLPLIYALNNTSEKDRRWLINSVKNHNKDKKRVKEVIAFVKSSGGLDYAVEQMKSYREQALELLKPYPSSPYKDSLELMVNYVIDRKK from the coding sequence ATGAAGATCGTTTCACAAATAAAACTCCCCATCGATTACGAGATGGAACTTTTTGAAAAGAAGTTTTCCATTTCCATGTCTTCCAAAGTTTCTTTACTGAACAGGATCACCCACTATGTTGTAAATCGCAAAGGCAAACAAATGCGACCCATGTTCGTATTTCTTATTGCCAAAATGACCAATCACGGTGAGGTGAACGACAGGACTTACAGGGGCGCTTCAGTGATCGAGCTTATCCATACCGCCACCCTGGTACATGATGATGTCGTGGACGACAGTAATCGTCGCCGCGGGTTCTTCAGTATAAATGCGCTTTGGAAAAACAAGATTGCAGTTTTGGTAGGGGATTACCTCTTGTCTAAAGGGTTGTTGCTTTCTATTGATAATAATGACTTCGATCTGCTGAAGATCATCTCCGTTGCCGTACGTGAAATGAGCGAAGGGGAATTGTTGCAAATTGAAAAGGCCAGAAGTCTCGATATCACCGAAGCAGTTTATTTTGAGATCATCCGAAAAAAAACGGCAACCCTTATCGCAGCCTGTTGTGCTATGGGGGCCCGCTCTGTAAATGCTTCTGAGGCCGAAGTTGAAACCATGCGAAAATTTGGAGAGCTAATTGGGATGGCATTTCAGATCAAGGACGACCTTTTCGACTATGGCAGTGAACAAATAGGAAAACCCACCGGGATCGATATCAAGGAACAGAAAATGACCCTGCCTCTAATTTATGCCTTGAATAATACATCGGAAAAAGACAGGCGTTGGCTTATCAATTCGGTAAAGAATCACAACAAGGATAAAAAGCGGGTAAAAGAAGTGATAGCCTTTGTAAAATCATCCGGAGGTCTTGACTATGCGGTGGAGCAGATGAAATCCTATAGAGAACAGGCTCTGGAATTATTGAAACCCTATCCGTCATCACCATATAAAGATTCTCTTGAACTTATGGTGAATTATGTGATCGACAGGAAGAAGTAG
- a CDS encoding alkaline phosphatase family protein → MKKNKLLLIGWDAADWKIIGPLLAKGQMPTLKKIIDNGIWGNMSTMNPPYSPMLWSSVATGKTPDKHGVLGFIEIAPDLKGLRPVTSQSRNSRAIWNILNSKGYKSNVVGWWPSYPAEPINGVMVSDKFQKVNKDPKKKNPIPKGVIHPDELRKDMKDLRMFPYEVTSEHILPFIPNAGRIDQEKDKGLDAFAKMFAENVSVHAAATNVMRTTEWDFMAIYYDLIDHFCHAYMKYHPPKMKGVPLPLYEVYKDAVVGAYRFQDMMLERTLDLIDDDTTVVIMSDHGFESGNKRILKMPKYPAAPALDHRQFGIFVASGPNIKKNEKIFGLGLIDVAPTILHHFGLPVGKDMDGNVALDIFKNPGTPEYIDSWENIEGNFGELDKDSKTDQLSDQETMEQLIELGYIERPDEKIETAILKTKCDLKHNLARVYLGKKDYSKSLKLLLELVEEKEPVDVIPYYMDLLTISLKMLDYDKAEEYLNILRERNSEFKLNTYFAEAQILVGKEKVSEALAVLENAKDKSPNSEVWFQIGKLYRRLSRYTDAKLAYEEAILLESDKAKFHRALAEVLLRMGEYEDAAESALTSIELVKYFPEAHYTLGEALEKLGDLENAKIAYETAARLKPKAYPRAEKALENVIEKIQKPLNLEDKNDHKYRKDQIVVVSGLPRSGTSLMMQMLDKAGLDSLVDGKRKADESNPKGYYEYEPVMALHKDNSWLDKAQNKSVKVVAPLLKYLDPNFRYKIVFMTRNLDEVVKSQQKMIGKDTNTIPVKLYNAYWEQLSAVEVWKDKEPGVELIYVDYKDVLENPESISEKVSSFIGVDMDETAMAACVDKSLYRNKVKTAVE, encoded by the coding sequence ATGAAAAAGAATAAATTATTGTTGATAGGATGGGATGCTGCAGATTGGAAAATAATAGGTCCTTTATTAGCAAAGGGACAAATGCCAACACTTAAAAAAATTATAGATAATGGGATATGGGGAAATATGAGTACAATGAACCCTCCCTATAGTCCCATGTTGTGGTCATCGGTTGCTACAGGGAAGACTCCCGATAAGCATGGTGTTCTCGGTTTTATTGAAATTGCACCCGATCTTAAAGGCTTGCGACCTGTAACCAGTCAATCCAGAAATTCACGTGCAATCTGGAACATTCTAAATAGTAAGGGATACAAATCCAATGTCGTAGGTTGGTGGCCGAGCTACCCGGCGGAGCCAATAAATGGAGTGATGGTGTCCGATAAATTTCAAAAAGTAAATAAGGACCCAAAGAAAAAAAATCCTATACCTAAAGGAGTCATTCATCCTGACGAATTGCGAAAGGATATGAAAGATCTAAGGATGTTTCCATATGAAGTGACTTCAGAACATATTCTCCCTTTTATTCCTAATGCAGGTCGAATTGACCAGGAAAAAGACAAAGGGTTAGACGCATTTGCAAAGATGTTTGCTGAAAATGTTTCCGTGCATGCAGCGGCAACGAATGTAATGAGAACGACAGAATGGGATTTTATGGCGATCTACTATGATCTTATCGATCATTTTTGTCATGCCTATATGAAGTATCACCCACCAAAGATGAAAGGGGTGCCTCTTCCTTTATATGAAGTATATAAGGATGCAGTCGTTGGAGCATATCGTTTTCAGGATATGATGTTAGAACGAACGTTAGACCTAATCGATGATGACACTACAGTCGTGATCATGTCCGACCACGGATTCGAATCGGGAAATAAACGTATTCTTAAAATGCCTAAGTATCCAGCAGCTCCTGCATTGGATCACCGACAGTTTGGAATCTTTGTAGCCAGTGGTCCCAATATTAAAAAGAACGAAAAAATATTCGGTCTGGGGCTCATTGATGTTGCACCAACAATTTTACATCATTTCGGTCTTCCGGTTGGTAAGGATATGGATGGAAATGTTGCGTTAGATATCTTTAAAAATCCAGGAACCCCCGAATATATCGATAGTTGGGAGAATATAGAAGGAAATTTCGGTGAGCTTGACAAAGACTCTAAAACTGATCAGCTAAGCGATCAGGAAACCATGGAGCAATTGATCGAACTGGGGTATATTGAGCGTCCCGATGAAAAGATTGAAACTGCAATACTTAAAACTAAATGTGATCTAAAGCATAATCTGGCCAGAGTGTATTTGGGAAAAAAGGATTATTCGAAATCACTGAAACTTTTATTAGAACTGGTAGAAGAAAAAGAACCTGTGGATGTGATTCCTTATTATATGGACTTATTGACGATTAGTCTAAAAATGCTCGACTATGATAAAGCTGAAGAATATTTAAATATCTTAAGAGAGCGAAATTCGGAATTTAAGCTGAATACCTATTTTGCTGAAGCTCAAATATTGGTGGGTAAAGAAAAGGTTTCTGAAGCCCTCGCTGTTTTAGAGAATGCTAAAGATAAAAGTCCGAATAGTGAAGTATGGTTTCAAATTGGAAAACTATACCGAAGACTCAGCCGGTATACCGATGCCAAATTAGCCTACGAAGAGGCCATACTCTTAGAATCTGATAAAGCTAAATTTCACCGGGCGTTGGCTGAAGTTTTACTTAGAATGGGTGAGTATGAAGATGCTGCCGAAAGTGCGCTAACAAGTATCGAATTGGTGAAATATTTTCCGGAAGCACATTATACTCTCGGAGAAGCCCTTGAAAAGTTAGGAGATCTGGAAAACGCAAAGATCGCTTACGAAACAGCTGCGAGGTTAAAACCTAAAGCATATCCTAGGGCGGAAAAAGCTTTGGAGAACGTAATTGAAAAAATTCAGAAGCCACTAAATCTTGAAGATAAAAACGATCATAAATACAGAAAAGATCAGATTGTTGTAGTATCGGGATTACCACGTTCAGGTACTTCTCTTATGATGCAGATGCTTGATAAAGCTGGGCTCGACTCCCTTGTGGATGGGAAACGAAAAGCAGACGAGTCGAATCCAAAAGGATACTACGAGTATGAGCCTGTAATGGCCTTACATAAGGATAATTCATGGCTGGATAAAGCACAAAACAAGTCGGTAAAGGTTGTAGCCCCATTGCTGAAGTATCTCGATCCGAATTTCAGATATAAAATAGTATTTATGACACGAAATTTGGATGAAGTCGTGAAGTCTCAACAAAAGATGATAGGTAAAGATACAAATACAATTCCGGTGAAATTATACAATGCATACTGGGAGCAACTTTCTGCAGTAGAAGTATGGAAGGATAAAGAACCTGGAGTGGAGCTTATCTATGTTGATTATAAAGATGTTTTGGAGAATCCTGAATCAATTAGTGAAAAGGTAAGTTCCTTTATAGGAGTGGACATGGATGAGACAGCCATGGCAGCTTGTGTCGATAAATCCTTATACCGAAACAAGGTTAAAACTGCCGTTGAGTAA
- a CDS encoding T9SS type A sorting domain-containing protein, giving the protein MKKITTKKLSKRLSQYGALSLAIAGVSDAAGQIIYTDIDPDETITGSNYMLDLDGDTSIDYDIIARSDVPAVRVYNSNSNSILGLNFGGNYNYPLALSSGAPISSGQNFYQHSVYQTLNWGGCTYTNSQWCGGQVDKYLGLRFNIGGDTHYGWVRLDVPADGSNFTIKDYAYESTPDMAIAAGDTGGLGVGDEAFSNFQFLVDTNNQLVLKAAVAMDNVDIYNVLGQKVISQDLTSTNETIDLSAQTSGIYLATVTIEGAQRTIKVVKK; this is encoded by the coding sequence ATGAAAAAAATTACTACAAAAAAGTTATCAAAAAGACTTTCGCAGTATGGAGCATTATCTTTAGCAATTGCTGGAGTTTCTGATGCTGCCGGTCAGATTATTTACACAGATATCGACCCGGACGAGACTATAACAGGATCTAATTATATGTTAGATCTTGATGGTGATACTTCTATCGATTACGATATCATTGCAAGAAGTGACGTGCCTGCAGTTCGAGTTTACAATAGCAACTCGAATTCTATATTAGGACTAAACTTTGGTGGAAATTATAACTATCCATTGGCTTTAAGTAGTGGAGCACCAATTAGTAGCGGTCAAAACTTTTACCAACATTCAGTATACCAAACACTAAACTGGGGTGGATGCACATATACTAATAGTCAGTGGTGTGGTGGACAAGTCGATAAATATCTTGGTCTTAGATTTAACATCGGAGGAGATACTCATTACGGATGGGTTAGATTAGATGTTCCCGCTGATGGATCTAACTTTACGATCAAAGATTATGCTTATGAATCTACACCTGATATGGCAATTGCCGCAGGTGATACCGGAGGATTGGGTGTTGGAGATGAGGCTTTCAGTAACTTCCAGTTCTTAGTAGACACTAATAATCAATTGGTACTTAAAGCTGCTGTAGCTATGGACAATGTAGACATCTATAATGTTCTTGGTCAAAAAGTGATCTCTCAAGATCTAACAAGTACTAATGAAACCATAGACCTGTCGGCTCAGACCTCAGGAATCTATTTGGCTACTGTAACTATTGAAGGTGCACAAAGAACTATCAAAGTAGTTAAGAAGTAA
- the rlmN gene encoding 23S rRNA (adenine(2503)-C(2))-methyltransferase RlmN, whose translation MKNEKRDIRALSKEELREFFEHIGDKRFRGDQVYEWLWNKGAHSFEAMTNISKETRQQLEQQFVINHIEVDSLQKSADGTVKNAVKLHDGLIVESVLIPTKKRTTACVSSQVGCSLDCKFCATARLKRMRNLNPDEIYDQVVAIDRESRLYHDRPLSNIVFMGMGEPLMNYKNVLASIDKITDPEGLGMSPKRITVSTSGVPKMIKKLADDKVKFNLAVSLHSGIQETREQIMPFAKSFTLTDLRESLEYWYEHTKRKITYEYVVWKDINDKQEDIDALVKFCNYVPCKVNLIEYNPIDDGDFQQAPTDAIDSYIEQLERNRIPVTVRRSRGKDIDAACGQLANKH comes from the coding sequence ATGAAAAATGAAAAAAGGGACATCCGTGCATTATCGAAAGAGGAGCTTCGCGAATTTTTTGAACATATAGGCGATAAGCGCTTTCGCGGCGATCAGGTCTATGAATGGCTGTGGAATAAAGGGGCGCATAGCTTCGAGGCCATGACCAATATTTCAAAAGAAACCCGACAGCAACTGGAGCAGCAGTTCGTGATCAATCATATCGAAGTCGACAGTCTTCAAAAAAGTGCCGACGGCACCGTTAAAAATGCGGTAAAGCTTCACGACGGACTTATAGTAGAATCTGTGTTGATCCCTACTAAAAAAAGAACTACGGCCTGTGTATCGTCTCAGGTAGGGTGCAGTCTCGACTGTAAGTTTTGTGCCACCGCCCGTCTCAAACGCATGCGTAATTTAAATCCCGACGAGATCTACGACCAGGTGGTTGCCATAGACAGAGAAAGCCGCTTGTATCACGACAGACCGCTTTCGAACATAGTGTTTATGGGAATGGGAGAGCCTTTAATGAACTATAAGAATGTGCTGGCTTCCATCGATAAGATCACAGACCCCGAAGGGCTGGGCATGTCTCCAAAGCGTATCACTGTTTCAACATCCGGGGTGCCGAAGATGATCAAAAAACTGGCAGACGACAAGGTAAAATTCAATCTTGCAGTGTCATTGCATTCGGGTATTCAGGAAACCCGGGAGCAGATCATGCCGTTTGCCAAAAGTTTTACGCTTACCGATCTGCGGGAATCATTGGAATATTGGTATGAACACACCAAAAGAAAGATCACTTACGAGTATGTGGTATGGAAGGACATCAACGATAAGCAGGAAGATATAGATGCTCTGGTGAAGTTCTGTAACTATGTGCCCTGCAAGGTAAATCTCATTGAGTATAACCCCATAGACGACGGTGACTTTCAACAGGCACCTACCGATGCCATAGACAGTTATATTGAGCAGTTAGAGCGAAACCGTATCCCGGTTACCGTAAGACGAAGCAGAGGAAAGGATATTGATGCCGCCTGCGGGCAGTTGGCGAATAAGCATTAA